A stretch of Methanosphaerula palustris E1-9c DNA encodes these proteins:
- a CDS encoding type I restriction endonuclease gives MDFIDDICTFSKKIPTIAESIKTEEATKTALVMPFIQMLGYNVFDPTEVCPEFVADVGIKKGEKVDYCIYNNGEPTLLFEVKPVYFDLSTAHASQLYRYFTVTPARIGILTNGVVYKFFTDLDKPNTMDERPFLEINLLEPKESSLQELKKFTKAGFNLEDIDSVASELKYTREIKQILLDQSTSPTPEFVKFFAKPVYGRPLMPSVMEKFTPIVKTAFAQFINERINDRLKSAMAPEPAPLPVEPISDVTKDEPDIITTAEELESYYIIKAIVRESVDPSKITLRDAKSYCAILYENNNRKPICRLYYNSPKKKIGLFDSPEGTEERIPLGSPDDLFTYASRLRTTVEKFTTVKQ, from the coding sequence ATGGATTTTATTGATGATATTTGTACTTTTTCCAAGAAGATACCCACAATAGCAGAGAGCATCAAGACTGAGGAGGCGACCAAGACGGCCTTGGTGATGCCGTTCATTCAGATGCTTGGGTACAATGTCTTCGATCCGACTGAGGTATGCCCTGAATTCGTTGCCGATGTCGGCATCAAGAAAGGCGAAAAGGTTGATTATTGCATCTACAACAATGGGGAACCAACACTGTTGTTTGAGGTTAAACCAGTGTATTTTGACCTATCTACAGCCCACGCGTCTCAATTGTATCGATATTTTACAGTGACTCCTGCCCGGATTGGAATTTTGACCAATGGTGTAGTTTATAAATTCTTCACGGATCTTGACAAACCAAACACTATGGATGAACGTCCATTCCTTGAAATCAATCTTCTCGAACCTAAGGAATCTTCGTTACAGGAATTGAAGAAATTCACAAAGGCAGGATTCAACCTCGAGGATATCGATAGTGTCGCTTCTGAATTAAAATATACACGAGAAATTAAGCAAATCCTTCTTGATCAATCTACTTCACCTACACCAGAGTTTGTTAAGTTCTTTGCCAAGCCTGTTTATGGTCGTCCATTGATGCCATCGGTGATGGAGAAATTTACCCCCATCGTAAAAACAGCCTTTGCTCAATTCATTAATGAGCGTATAAACGATCGGTTGAAGTCGGCAATGGCCCCAGAACCCGCTCCTCTCCCTGTTGAGCCGATATCTGATGTTACCAAAGATGAACCGGATATAATCACAACCGCTGAAGAATTGGAATCATATTACATAATCAAGGCAATTGTAAGAGAATCTGTTGACCCTTCAAAGATCACGCTTAGGGATGCCAAGAGTTACTGTGCTATCCTCTATGAAAATAATAATCGCAAACCAATATGCCGCCTCTATTACAATTCTCCAAAGAAGAAAATTGGACTATTTGATAGTCCGGAAGGAACTGAAGAGCGTATTCCCCTTGGTTCACCCGATGATCTATTCACATATGCATCCCGATTACGAACAACAGTTGAAAAATTTACAACGGTAAAACAATAA
- a CDS encoding zinc ribbon domain-containing protein, whose translation MKCPHCGQEIPDHSKICSYCQRIVETPSGNAILPSTKICHVCGKINSKEALFCMGCGANLQENLSGISSPIPPPPTTQGAPRNPPTSGGGVGRFIKIGLMGIGALVVFIIVCIIIAAFVFGSTGTTHPASTATSVSGAAVTTIAAHTTASTSSMVDFSKVTHISASTIQKHWSSGAGYDGITVHADLRDSSDATIKWSGTTLPVDIQIYSTKFDSNYKKVKDKLVYQGTGQITSWVDGNMFMGGGIKVPYSSMNVPAGEQYGWTIVTVHTPDGKTYADTDQITALTP comes from the coding sequence ATGAAATGTCCTCACTGCGGCCAGGAGATCCCGGACCACAGTAAAATCTGTTCTTACTGCCAAAGGATAGTTGAAACCCCTTCTGGCAACGCAATACTCCCATCAACAAAAATTTGTCACGTTTGTGGGAAAATAAACTCGAAGGAAGCTTTATTCTGCATGGGCTGTGGGGCAAATCTTCAAGAGAATTTGTCTGGAATATCATCACCAATCCCGCCGCCACCCACCACACAAGGAGCCCCACGTAACCCTCCGACCTCGGGGGGAGGTGTAGGGAGATTCATCAAAATTGGGTTAATGGGGATCGGAGCGCTTGTAGTGTTTATAATAGTCTGCATTATTATTGCTGCGTTCGTTTTCGGGAGTACAGGTACAACCCACCCCGCATCGACGGCAACATCTGTTTCCGGGGCAGCAGTAACAACGATTGCAGCGCACACAACGGCCAGCACCTCAAGCATGGTGGATTTTTCCAAGGTGACTCATATCTCTGCAAGTACTATCCAAAAACATTGGAGTTCTGGGGCTGGTTATGATGGCATCACCGTTCATGCTGATCTACGAGATAGTAGCGATGCGACGATAAAATGGAGTGGCACCACCCTCCCGGTGGACATTCAAATCTATTCAACGAAATTCGATAGCAATTACAAGAAAGTCAAAGATAAACTTGTATATCAAGGAACTGGACAGATAACATCCTGGGTAGATGGTAATATGTTTATGGGTGGGGGAATTAAAGTTCCGTACTCATCCATGAATGTCCCAGCCGGCGAACAATACGGATGGACCATCGTAACCGTTCACACCCCTGATGGGAAAACATATGCTGATACAGATCAGATCACCGCACTAACACCATAA
- a CDS encoding tyrosine-type recombinase/integrase, translating into MRPPARGFSPRQVTGESLLIAPFFIPDGGRTRGEIEISLIQDNCLSTKDKALIFTLYETGCRVGELARMEWKDLIFDELVVKVYIHDTKSKQIRYSRMVSAKDCVLAWKNIYPGQPEGNSKVFIDRTRREIIDITVDRTIKRAADLAGITKWIYAHLFRKSRATHMVAEGYQESVIKMSL; encoded by the coding sequence ATGAGACCGCCCGCTCGTGGATTTAGTCCGAGACAGGTAACGGGTGAATCCTTACTGATCGCTCCGTTCTTCATCCCGGACGGCGGCCGGACCAGAGGAGAGATCGAAATCTCTCTTATCCAGGATAACTGTCTGAGTACCAAAGATAAAGCATTGATCTTCACTCTCTACGAAACGGGGTGTCGGGTCGGGGAACTCGCCCGAATGGAATGGAAAGACCTGATATTTGACGAACTGGTGGTGAAGGTCTACATCCATGACACCAAGAGTAAACAGATCAGGTATAGTCGGATGGTCAGTGCTAAAGATTGCGTATTGGCCTGGAAAAACATTTATCCAGGTCAACCAGAAGGGAATTCTAAGGTTTTTATTGATCGTACCCGTCGGGAGATTATTGACATTACTGTGGATCGCACAATCAAACGTGCGGCCGACCTCGCCGGCATTACCAAATGGATTTATGCCCATTTATTTAGAAAGTCCCGAGCGACACACATGGTCGCAGAGGGGTATCAAGAATCTGTAATCAAGATGTCTCTGTGA
- a CDS encoding DUF6414 family protein, which translates to MKSQSEQKESQSKWSAADLCLPIYLDQLIVFDMLAVLERIVKLMELAKVFQNPSTTQAVPKRGKISNNQHPSIANPQEEMYQQLRNFHEQMTKSDSIEVKGKSVISPEISVVISMNRNSFVKNESEFIGNIFTIFGKVANVITSNENGSINLLSRTPLAGFNNSEIQKMFNRFDEAKEKGIDLPEVITEVEGPALQIIPIAAFL; encoded by the coding sequence ATGAAAAGCCAATCAGAGCAGAAAGAATCTCAGTCAAAGTGGTCGGCAGCAGATCTTTGCCTGCCGATCTACCTCGATCAACTCATCGTCTTTGATATGCTGGCGGTTCTTGAAAGAATTGTTAAATTAATGGAATTGGCGAAAGTGTTCCAGAATCCTTCAACGACACAAGCGGTGCCCAAAAGAGGGAAAATCAGTAATAATCAGCATCCCTCTATCGCCAATCCTCAGGAAGAAATGTATCAGCAGTTAAGAAATTTTCACGAACAGATGACTAAGTCTGATTCCATTGAAGTTAAGGGAAAAAGTGTTATCTCTCCAGAAATAAGCGTTGTAATTTCAATGAATCGCAATTCATTCGTAAAAAATGAGTCTGAGTTTATTGGAAATATTTTCACAATCTTTGGTAAAGTAGCTAATGTTATCACATCCAATGAGAATGGCAGCATTAACCTCCTATCACGGACACCACTTGCCGGCTTCAATAACAGTGAAATCCAGAAAATGTTCAATAGATTCGATGAAGCAAAGGAAAAGGGTATTGATCTTCCAGAAGTTATTACTGAAGTCGAAGGGCCAGCTTTGCAGATAATCCCAATCGCTGCATTTCTATAA
- a CDS encoding MFS transporter, which yields MIETRDSNQPDLPPLGYNTRHIILAIVLVGLFMCVLDVQIVAIALPTLMQSLGAGIGEVQWIATGYVIVVLATVLLFGSLSHSLGNGRLFKAGLLLFTLSSLGCGLSQSIPELILFRILQAVGASMLMGVSVAIIIQVFPPGEQGRAMGYYTAVIALGLIVGPSAGGFIVDLLSWPFIFLVNVPIGLVLLVCTLRYLTVDRDPPAVQHFDYHGAFFLIGLMASLSLALNTLSNPPIRLDFFGIWSGIFLLLLIAFVARERSVDNPILPITIFCKRSFLLPTISLILYIMAVFLLLTIQPFYFEYVMGLRPSHIGLIALILPLSMLFASPVFGWLYDRYRSSRYPFIGIVIVGSAFLGCGAAFSCMDFGLIIALFIIGGISRSIYQGPNSIEIMTALPPAQQGIGSSLLTALQYLGILLGISFATFLMTAQLDVAGYSELTDAGPTFLAAIFGNCLYIAGLLCLAGAVCEYKV from the coding sequence ATGATAGAAACCAGGGATTCCAATCAACCAGACCTCCCTCCACTCGGATACAACACCCGGCATATCATCCTCGCGATTGTCCTCGTCGGTTTATTCATGTGCGTGCTCGACGTCCAGATCGTTGCGATCGCTCTGCCTACCCTTATGCAATCTCTCGGTGCAGGGATCGGAGAAGTCCAGTGGATCGCAACCGGATACGTGATTGTGGTCCTTGCCACCGTGCTGCTCTTCGGATCGCTCTCCCATTCTCTGGGCAACGGAAGACTCTTCAAGGCAGGGCTCCTGCTCTTCACCCTCAGTTCTCTGGGTTGCGGTCTTTCCCAATCGATCCCGGAACTGATCCTCTTCCGGATTCTCCAGGCGGTGGGGGCATCGATGCTGATGGGTGTCTCTGTGGCAATCATCATACAGGTCTTCCCTCCGGGCGAACAGGGCCGGGCAATGGGATATTATACCGCCGTGATCGCGCTCGGCCTGATCGTCGGCCCCAGTGCCGGAGGGTTTATCGTCGACCTCCTCAGCTGGCCGTTCATCTTCCTTGTCAATGTGCCGATCGGCCTTGTCCTCCTCGTCTGTACTCTGCGATACCTCACGGTCGACAGGGATCCGCCGGCCGTTCAGCACTTTGACTACCACGGGGCATTCTTCCTCATCGGTCTGATGGCGTCGCTTTCCCTCGCCCTGAACACGCTCTCGAACCCTCCGATCCGACTGGATTTTTTCGGCATCTGGTCCGGCATCTTCCTTCTCCTGCTCATCGCATTTGTTGCGCGTGAACGGTCCGTGGACAACCCGATCCTTCCGATAACGATCTTCTGCAAACGGTCGTTTCTCCTACCGACAATAAGCCTGATCCTGTACATCATGGCAGTTTTCCTCCTTCTGACGATCCAGCCGTTCTACTTTGAGTACGTGATGGGTCTCCGGCCATCGCATATCGGTCTCATTGCCCTGATCCTGCCACTCTCGATGTTGTTTGCCTCTCCAGTCTTTGGCTGGTTGTACGATCGGTACCGGTCGTCGCGATATCCGTTCATAGGGATTGTGATCGTGGGTAGTGCATTCCTTGGATGCGGCGCTGCATTCTCCTGCATGGACTTCGGACTGATTATTGCCCTATTCATCATCGGCGGAATATCCCGTTCAATCTATCAGGGACCCAACAGTATCGAGATCATGACAGCACTCCCGCCGGCACAGCAGGGAATCGGTTCGAGTCTTCTCACTGCTCTCCAGTATCTCGGTATCCTGCTGGGGATCTCGTTCGCGACCTTCCTCATGACCGCCCAACTGGATGTGGCCGGCTATAGTGAGTTGACCGATGCCGGCCCGACGTTCCTCGCGGCGATCTTCGGGAACTGTTTGTACATTGCCGGTCTTCTCTGCCTGGCTGGGGCTGTCTGTGAGTATAAAGTCTGA
- a CDS encoding GMC family oxidoreductase, whose protein sequence is MQKKEGSMMKQIYDYIIVGAGTSGPIVASRLSEDPHVSVLLLEAGGENINDISRAPGAFFKVWGTDYDWQYETEPQKGLNNRKIYAPRGRVVGGSSAINVGFWMRGTREDYDFWEQQGAKGWNYEKALKMFQKIEDTDLGPTRYRGKGGMVHLEDSAYPSEFTQTQFDAFKEAGFGDIGDFQAEDPYCADIVQKDYINRVRHTPADSYLSEEVRKRPNLTVQTDTFVRKVIFKENRAVGVEVEYKGELQQVEARAEVILSAGSFNTAQILKLSGVGPKKELARHGIPVVADVPGVGENLNDHLMVNVRALSSVPIPDTHFNPISDESLAQWRKEQTGPACYYPGPAAGLVSSDGTHTGPDFEMILQYVHTANGSEKEFAGVENIAERSGYSFPVILMIPKSRGTVLLASGDPHDKPLIDPNYFDDPSDMKRFIKGIRYALQLTQTTALSPYTEMVHPALDASDADIEAFIRNEASTVFHPVGTARIGDLEKDPMAVVDSHLRVRGVEGLRVADASIMPQVNRGHTMAPVTYIGEMAAQIIQSETDRPYQRS, encoded by the coding sequence ATGCAGAAGAAAGAAGGATCGATGATGAAGCAGATTTACGACTATATCATTGTAGGGGCCGGTACATCCGGACCGATCGTAGCATCCAGACTGAGTGAAGACCCCCATGTCTCCGTTCTATTGCTGGAGGCAGGTGGGGAGAATATCAACGATATCTCCCGGGCACCGGGAGCCTTCTTTAAGGTTTGGGGGACCGATTACGACTGGCAGTATGAGACTGAACCGCAAAAGGGCTTAAACAACCGGAAGATCTACGCTCCCCGGGGTCGTGTTGTCGGGGGATCTTCGGCAATCAACGTCGGATTCTGGATGAGGGGGACCAGGGAAGACTACGATTTTTGGGAGCAGCAGGGCGCCAAGGGTTGGAATTATGAAAAGGCACTGAAGATGTTCCAAAAAATTGAGGATACTGATCTAGGACCGACCAGGTACCGGGGAAAGGGCGGCATGGTACATCTGGAAGATTCAGCATATCCGTCAGAATTTACTCAGACCCAGTTTGACGCGTTTAAAGAAGCCGGGTTTGGCGACATCGGAGATTTTCAGGCTGAAGATCCGTATTGTGCGGATATCGTCCAGAAAGATTACATCAACAGGGTCCGGCACACCCCTGCCGACAGTTATTTGTCCGAAGAAGTCCGCAAAAGGCCCAACCTGACCGTTCAGACCGACACCTTTGTCCGAAAAGTTATCTTTAAAGAAAACCGGGCGGTAGGCGTCGAAGTCGAATATAAGGGCGAACTGCAGCAGGTCGAGGCGCGTGCCGAGGTCATTCTTTCGGCGGGCAGTTTCAACACGGCACAGATCCTGAAATTATCAGGAGTCGGGCCCAAAAAGGAACTGGCCAGGCACGGCATACCGGTGGTTGCAGATGTTCCGGGTGTCGGCGAAAACCTCAACGATCATCTGATGGTCAACGTCCGGGCCCTCTCTTCTGTACCCATTCCAGATACTCATTTCAACCCTATCAGCGATGAGTCTCTGGCGCAGTGGCGAAAAGAGCAGACCGGGCCTGCCTGTTACTATCCCGGCCCGGCGGCCGGTCTGGTATCCAGCGATGGAACCCACACCGGTCCGGACTTTGAAATGATTCTGCAGTATGTCCATACCGCGAATGGTTCTGAAAAAGAGTTCGCAGGAGTGGAAAATATCGCCGAAAGAAGCGGATACTCCTTCCCGGTGATTCTTATGATACCGAAGAGCAGGGGAACTGTCCTGCTGGCTTCGGGGGACCCGCATGACAAGCCCCTCATCGATCCGAACTACTTCGACGACCCGTCTGATATGAAGAGGTTTATCAAAGGCATTCGTTATGCATTGCAGCTCACCCAAACCACAGCCCTTTCACCCTATACGGAGATGGTGCATCCCGCCCTGGACGCAAGCGACGCTGATATCGAAGCCTTCATTCGCAATGAAGCAAGCACCGTATTCCATCCGGTGGGCACCGCTCGTATCGGCGATCTCGAAAAAGACCCCATGGCTGTGGTGGATTCCCATCTGCGGGTCCGTGGCGTGGAAGGGCTGCGTGTTGCGGATGCGTCTATCATGCCGCAGGTGAATCGCGGGCATACCATGGCGCCGGTGACCTACATCGGTGAGATGGCCGCTCAGATCATCCAGTCAGAAACAGATCGACCGTACCAGCGTTCATAA
- a CDS encoding TrmB family transcriptional regulator translates to MTIDQKTITLLQTLGLTTYEAKAYAVLAQIGSTTPFTLAEEAGIPRTKIYDTIKRLERQHWITVEKGRPGKITPVCPGDAIGSRKSALLADIDQMANEFTMTYEKRTEAYLPKTNIVRGIGNIAIKTADMMRRARTSLYLFGTLYYPEELEPIKQQLDAAKRRGVILRISSNNPVRTKENILDVRESFSRLTKDFQIAPEPFIRTLTIDSKEMLMMFPMSEEESVDQGNLVALWIENEMVTKAINNAFNIMWANPEWTGNSP, encoded by the coding sequence ATGACCATTGACCAGAAGACGATCACACTGCTCCAGACCCTGGGGTTGACCACATACGAGGCAAAAGCCTACGCAGTCCTGGCTCAGATCGGAAGTACGACCCCGTTTACTCTTGCCGAAGAGGCCGGGATCCCCCGCACCAAGATCTACGATACCATCAAGCGACTTGAACGCCAGCACTGGATCACCGTCGAGAAGGGGAGACCCGGAAAGATCACGCCGGTCTGTCCCGGCGATGCTATCGGCAGCCGAAAGTCTGCCCTCCTTGCCGATATCGATCAGATGGCCAACGAGTTTACCATGACCTACGAGAAACGGACAGAGGCATATCTCCCCAAGACCAATATTGTACGGGGTATTGGCAATATTGCAATAAAAACGGCTGATATGATGAGGCGGGCAAGGACGAGCCTCTATCTGTTTGGCACCCTGTATTACCCGGAGGAACTCGAACCGATCAAGCAGCAGCTCGACGCTGCAAAACGAAGAGGCGTCATTCTCCGTATCTCGTCGAACAACCCGGTGCGTACGAAGGAGAATATTCTCGATGTCCGCGAATCCTTTTCCCGGTTGACAAAGGACTTCCAGATAGCCCCTGAACCATTCATCCGGACCCTCACGATTGACAGCAAGGAGATGCTGATGATGTTCCCGATGTCTGAAGAAGAGTCGGTGGATCAGGGCAACCTGGTCGCGCTCTGGATCGAGAACGAGATGGTGACGAAAGCCATCAATAATGCCTTCAACATTATGTGGGCTAACCCTGAATGGACCGGGAATTCTCCATAA
- a CDS encoding CDGSH iron-sulfur domain-containing protein: MTETEKKSGEPENNSMKITVTKNGPYIVTGCVPLILMEICNDDEGYCRTWREVKRFPVQETYALCRCGHSQNKPFCTGMHAKIGFDGTETAGNEPWLRHPRIIRGPDLELLDYENLCVHARFCMRAGGIWNLTEQSDIPEAREIAIEEACNCPSGRLVMKDRESGKTIEPDLEKSIVIIEYPPRGEHGPLWVRGGIPVLSANGTPYKVRNRLTLCRCGKSENWPFCDGNHVQN, encoded by the coding sequence ATGACAGAGACTGAGAAAAAATCCGGAGAACCGGAAAACAACTCCATGAAGATCACGGTCACAAAAAACGGCCCCTATATCGTGACCGGTTGCGTCCCGCTTATTCTGATGGAGATCTGCAACGATGACGAGGGCTACTGCCGGACCTGGCGTGAGGTAAAGCGGTTTCCCGTACAGGAGACCTATGCCCTCTGCCGGTGCGGCCATTCCCAGAACAAACCCTTTTGCACGGGGATGCATGCGAAGATCGGTTTTGACGGTACCGAGACTGCGGGAAACGAGCCCTGGCTCCGGCACCCGCGGATCATCCGGGGCCCGGATCTCGAACTGCTCGATTATGAGAATCTCTGCGTGCATGCCCGATTCTGTATGCGGGCAGGCGGGATCTGGAATCTCACCGAACAGTCGGACATCCCGGAGGCCAGGGAGATTGCCATCGAGGAGGCCTGCAACTGCCCATCCGGAAGGCTTGTCATGAAGGACAGAGAGAGCGGGAAAACTATTGAGCCTGATCTGGAGAAATCGATCGTTATCATTGAGTACCCGCCGCGTGGGGAGCACGGGCCACTCTGGGTACGGGGTGGTATCCCGGTGCTATCCGCCAACGGAACGCCTTACAAGGTCAGGAACCGGCTCACGCTCTGCCGGTGCGGGAAATCTGAAAACTGGCCGTTCTGCGATGGGAACCATGTACAGAACTGA
- a CDS encoding Rieske (2Fe-2S) protein gives MSFVTVAKTGEIPPGTMKHIEIAEKELCIANVEGEFYAIGDRCGHENASLAKGTLEGTLVICPMHSSKFDITTGKKVAGPVLELAGITKKFGGCPEHVRKEMGEMFEGITAAQSSIKTYDLPTYDVKIDGENVLVNV, from the coding sequence ATGAGTTTTGTCACCGTTGCTAAGACCGGGGAAATACCTCCCGGGACCATGAAACATATTGAGATTGCAGAAAAAGAACTGTGTATCGCCAATGTCGAGGGGGAGTTCTATGCTATTGGAGATCGGTGCGGTCACGAGAATGCAAGTCTTGCAAAGGGCACGTTGGAGGGGACATTGGTCATCTGCCCTATGCACTCTTCAAAATTTGATATAACTACGGGAAAAAAAGTGGCCGGGCCGGTTCTTGAGCTGGCCGGTATCACCAAGAAATTCGGCGGATGTCCTGAACACGTGAGAAAAGAGATGGGGGAGATGTTTGAGGGTATTACTGCAGCGCAGAGCTCGATCAAGACATATGATCTACCAACCTATGATGTGAAAATAGACGGCGAAAATGTCCTGGTGAACGTGTAA
- a CDS encoding family 1 encapsulin nanocompartment shell protein, which yields MVGESYLGRSDAPITAETWTIIDTTMVEAAKSMLTGRRLLHLEGPYGLGLKAIPLQDSVSEGNLIRSGFAPVDLIQTSFSLSKRDLAAYERDGMLPNTSAVAVAAIEAARQEDAVIFTGTDQVKGLMNTGGSQSVKLASWEKIGAAADDLIKAVTALDLAGFHGPYALALSPARYNLLFRRYPQGSTTELEHLQQMITDGIFKAPVLKDGGVLIATGQQYAAIVLGQDMTIGFTGPSKESLDFTISESLALLIREPKAICALK from the coding sequence ATGGTAGGAGAGAGTTATCTCGGGCGAAGCGATGCCCCAATCACTGCTGAAACATGGACGATCATTGATACAACGATGGTGGAAGCCGCAAAGAGTATGCTGACCGGCCGGCGCCTCCTTCATCTCGAAGGGCCCTATGGCCTCGGGCTGAAGGCAATCCCGCTGCAGGACAGTGTTTCGGAGGGGAACCTGATCCGGTCAGGGTTCGCCCCTGTCGACCTGATCCAGACCAGCTTCTCGCTGAGCAAACGTGACCTGGCCGCATACGAGCGGGACGGAATGCTCCCGAACACGTCGGCCGTAGCCGTTGCAGCCATCGAGGCCGCCCGGCAGGAGGATGCGGTGATCTTCACCGGCACCGATCAGGTGAAAGGGCTGATGAACACAGGAGGGTCTCAGTCCGTTAAACTCGCCAGTTGGGAGAAGATTGGGGCGGCTGCCGACGACCTGATCAAGGCCGTCACCGCACTGGACCTGGCAGGGTTCCATGGCCCCTACGCCCTGGCCCTGTCGCCGGCCCGCTACAACCTGCTCTTCCGGCGGTATCCGCAGGGGTCGACCACCGAGCTCGAACACCTGCAGCAGATGATCACCGACGGAATCTTCAAGGCACCAGTCCTGAAGGACGGTGGGGTGCTGATCGCGACTGGACAGCAGTACGCCGCCATCGTCCTCGGACAGGATATGACGATCGGGTTCACCGGACCGTCCAAGGAGAGCCTGGACTTCACGATCTCAGAGAGCCTGGCGCTGTTGATCAGAGAGCCAAAGGCGATCTGTGCGCTGAAGTGA
- a CDS encoding ferritin family protein, with protein sequence MPDFSKPFSGNIPNRMLTPEELIRALRLDLAAEEEATFLYMAHAEATDNPLAKKVLLDIANEERVHVGELSHLIQLLAGDEDTYMARGAAEVDAMAAGTPGVVSAPAVAPPVPAGTPAPAPVQPKTIGSLKI encoded by the coding sequence ATGCCAGATTTTTCAAAACCATTCAGTGGAAATATTCCGAATCGAATGTTGACTCCAGAGGAACTGATACGGGCTCTCCGTCTGGACCTCGCCGCAGAGGAGGAGGCCACCTTCCTGTACATGGCCCATGCAGAGGCCACCGATAATCCACTTGCCAAGAAAGTATTGCTCGATATCGCGAACGAGGAACGGGTGCATGTCGGTGAACTCTCCCATCTGATCCAGCTGTTGGCGGGAGATGAGGACACCTATATGGCACGCGGGGCAGCGGAGGTCGACGCGATGGCAGCCGGGACTCCTGGCGTTGTTTCGGCCCCGGCGGTAGCACCACCGGTACCTGCCGGAACACCAGCCCCCGCACCAGTACAGCCGAAGACCATAGGATCCCTGAAGATTTAG
- a CDS encoding cupredoxin domain-containing protein, with protein MRPIFLISTLVILCIVLLMTAGCTSTTSSSLNMTTSAPVSGVPVSETTITGSTTGPTSQPSAVGQTTQVTLVSVNYAFDKTSITVPAGSHVQLTLDNQDTGIPHNVAVYTSAAASTVIFKGEVITGPKKITYTFDAPTTPGTYYFRCDIHPNMNGAFIVQ; from the coding sequence ATGCGACCAATCTTTTTGATTTCAACGCTGGTGATCCTCTGCATCGTGCTGCTGATGACAGCCGGCTGTACCAGCACGACGTCCTCATCATTGAACATGACAACCAGTGCTCCAGTGAGTGGAGTTCCAGTGAGTGAAACCACCATCACTGGATCGACGACAGGACCCACCTCCCAGCCGTCTGCTGTCGGGCAGACCACGCAGGTGACCCTGGTTTCGGTGAATTACGCGTTTGATAAGACGAGTATTACGGTTCCAGCAGGGTCACATGTACAGTTGACCCTTGATAACCAGGACACCGGGATCCCGCATAATGTTGCAGTCTACACCTCAGCGGCGGCCAGCACCGTGATCTTTAAAGGAGAGGTTATCACCGGGCCGAAGAAGATTACGTACACCTTCGATGCCCCGACCACACCGGGTACCTACTACTTCAGATGTGATATCCACCCCAACATGAACGGAGCGTTCATTGTCCAGTGA